From Periophthalmus magnuspinnatus isolate fPerMag1 chromosome 12, fPerMag1.2.pri, whole genome shotgun sequence, a single genomic window includes:
- the rbp4l gene encoding retinol binding protein 4, like, whose amino-acid sequence MASSKLPLLLVLLACVERSLSASCVVDSFNVKEDFDPKRYAGKWYALQKKDPEGLFLQDNISAEYTIDDDGSMTASSKGRVTLFGFWVVCADMAAQYSVPDPATPGKMFMNYQGLASYLSSGGDNYWVIDTDYDNYAITYACRTVKEDGSCDDGYALVFSRNPRGLPPAIQRVVRQKQEDICMAGQFQPVLQSGAC is encoded by the exons aTGGCTTCCTCAAAGCTGCCTCTGCTGCTGGTGCTGCTGGCCTGTGTAGAGCGCAGCCTGTCTGCTTCTTGTGTTGTTGACAGCTTCAACGTCAAAGAAGATTTTGACCCAAAGAGA TATGCAGGTAAATGGTACGCTCTGCAGAAGAAAGATCCTGAGGGCCTGTTCCTTCAGGACAACATCTCTGCTGAGTACACCATCGATGATGACGGAAGCATGACTGCCTCCTCCAAAGGTCGGGTAACTCTCTTTGG tttctgGGTTGTATGCGCTGACATGGCTGCTCAGTACTCTGTCCCTGACCCTGCTACCCCTGGCAAGATGTTCATGAACTACCAGGGACTGGCCAGCTACTTGTCCAGCGGAG GTGACAACTACTGGGTGATCGACACTGACTATGACAACTATGCCATCACCTACGCCTGCCGTACCGTGAAAGAGGATGGCTCCTGCGATGATGGATACGCCCTGGTCTTCTCCAGAAACCCTCGTGGTCTGCCTCCTGCCATCCAGCGTGTTGTCCGCCAGAAGCAGGAGGACATCTGCATGGCTGGACAGTTCCAGCCTGTGCTGCAATCGGGAGCCTGCTAA